One Microlunatus soli genomic window carries:
- a CDS encoding ion channel, whose translation MVARAFGYAYAGVQAAWPGSFGPERTWFELLFLSFTCLTSVGLSDLVPVPHHARSLVIIEEVAGVLYVALVIARLVAMSTARMSRSKKD comes from the coding sequence CTGGTCGCCCGGGCCTTCGGCTATGCCTACGCCGGGGTGCAGGCGGCCTGGCCCGGATCGTTCGGCCCGGAGCGCACCTGGTTCGAGCTGTTGTTCCTGTCCTTCACCTGCCTGACCAGCGTCGGACTCTCCGACCTCGTGCCGGTGCCGCACCACGCCCGGTCACTGGTGATCATCGAGGAGGTCGCAGGTGTGCTGTACGTCGCCCTGGTGATCGCCAGGCTGGTCGCGATGTCGACGGCGAGGATGTCGAGATCGAAGAAGGATTGA
- a CDS encoding type II toxin-antitoxin system PemK/MazF family toxin encodes MIRGAVYQIDLGRPRGHAQGGKRLGLVVSPSGSPLSVVTVIPTSTSAGPSIHRPAIEIAGRQTRMLVDQICSIDVDHVVGEPVDYLTRDHLGEVEFALAHYLGVQDVSPRSG; translated from the coding sequence GTGATCCGCGGAGCGGTTTACCAAATTGATCTCGGTCGGCCGCGAGGTCATGCCCAGGGTGGTAAGCGACTGGGTCTGGTTGTGTCGCCGTCGGGCTCACCGCTGTCGGTGGTAACGGTGATTCCTACGTCAACTTCGGCCGGTCCGTCGATCCATCGTCCCGCGATAGAGATTGCCGGTCGACAGACTCGGATGTTGGTCGACCAGATCTGCTCGATCGACGTCGACCACGTGGTGGGCGAACCGGTGGACTATCTGACTCGCGATCACCTTGGGGAGGTTGAGTTCGCGCTGGCTCACTACCTTGGTGTCCAGGACGTGAGCCCGCGGTCAGGCTGA
- a CDS encoding ribbon-helix-helix protein, CopG family translates to MDAGETINGKPVTEEQIAAWAAEAEAGYGVEELKKRGRGRPGRGAEPSQVVALRLTTEELASIDARAAREGKTRSEIIREALAAAAA, encoded by the coding sequence ATGGACGCAGGCGAGACCATCAACGGCAAACCCGTCACCGAAGAGCAGATCGCCGCGTGGGCGGCTGAAGCCGAGGCCGGCTATGGCGTCGAGGAGCTGAAGAAGCGTGGTCGGGGCCGTCCCGGCCGAGGTGCTGAGCCGTCCCAAGTCGTCGCACTGCGTCTGACCACGGAGGAACTCGCGAGCATCGATGCACGGGCCGCGCGGGAGGGCAAGACGCGGTCGGAGATCATCCGTGAGGCACTTGCGGCTGCAGCCGCGTGA